The Streptomyces sp. NL15-2K genome contains a region encoding:
- a CDS encoding molybdopterin-dependent oxidoreductase, which yields MKSTRKRDRTPKTYTRLTHPLVRDSRDEPFRQASWEESLNRAARGLQAARGAFGMFSCARATNEMNYVAQKFARVVMGTNNVDSCNRTCHAPSVAGLSAAFGSGGGTSSYEEIEHTDVIVMWGSNARFAHPIFFQHVLKGVHNGGRLYAVDPRRTSTAEWAESWLGLNVGTDIPMAHAIGREIIHSGLANQAFIERATSGFEEYAQLVEPWTLSLAEKVTGVPAAAIRELAHAYARAERAQLCWTLGITEHHNGTDNVRALINLSLLTGHVGRYGSGLQPLRGQNNVQGGGDMGAIPNRLPGFQDILDPQARLKFESAWGTVIQPHYGLNLTEMFEAMEEGALKAVYCIGENPAQSEADSEQAVRRLKALDFLIVQDIFRTKTAELADVVLPATAGWAETDGTTTNSERRVQRVRRAVTPPGEAREDIDIICELAARLGHDWKYADSESVWNELRSVSPDHYGMTYERLEEHQGIQWPCPDTDNLEPTYLHGRLWEKDPDRRGRPAPFGLVQHDPPVDLTDEEYPIRLTTGRRLDSYNTGVQSGGYASPLRRGEYVELCPEDAERYGVVVGEEVQVTSRRGSVVAPVWVDTALRPGLAFMTMHFPDEVDTNQLTIEANCPIAGTAEFKASAIRIEKLPVVTYVR from the coding sequence ATGAAAAGCACGAGGAAACGCGACCGGACCCCGAAGACCTACACCCGGCTCACCCACCCGCTCGTCAGGGACTCACGCGACGAACCGTTCCGGCAGGCGAGTTGGGAGGAGTCCCTCAACCGAGCGGCGCGTGGCCTGCAGGCGGCGCGCGGCGCGTTCGGCATGTTCTCCTGCGCCCGGGCGACCAACGAGATGAACTACGTGGCGCAGAAGTTCGCCCGGGTCGTCATGGGCACCAACAACGTCGACTCCTGCAACCGGACGTGTCACGCTCCGAGCGTGGCCGGTCTCTCCGCGGCCTTCGGATCGGGCGGCGGGACGTCGTCGTACGAGGAGATCGAGCACACCGACGTCATCGTGATGTGGGGCTCCAACGCCCGCTTCGCGCATCCGATCTTCTTCCAGCACGTGCTGAAGGGTGTACACAACGGCGGCCGACTGTATGCGGTCGACCCACGACGGACCTCCACCGCCGAGTGGGCGGAGAGCTGGCTCGGCCTGAACGTCGGCACCGACATTCCGATGGCGCACGCGATCGGCCGCGAGATCATCCACTCGGGCCTGGCCAACCAGGCGTTCATCGAGCGCGCGACCAGCGGCTTCGAGGAGTACGCGCAGCTCGTCGAGCCGTGGACGCTGTCGCTCGCGGAGAAGGTCACCGGCGTACCGGCCGCCGCCATACGGGAGTTGGCGCATGCCTACGCCCGCGCCGAGCGCGCCCAGCTGTGCTGGACCCTGGGCATCACCGAGCACCACAACGGCACCGACAACGTCCGCGCGCTGATCAACCTGTCCCTGCTCACCGGCCACGTGGGCCGCTACGGCTCGGGCCTGCAACCCCTGCGCGGCCAGAACAACGTCCAGGGCGGCGGCGACATGGGCGCCATCCCCAACCGTCTGCCCGGCTTCCAGGACATCCTCGACCCTCAGGCCCGGCTGAAGTTCGAGTCGGCCTGGGGCACCGTCATCCAGCCGCATTACGGGCTGAACCTGACGGAGATGTTCGAGGCGATGGAGGAGGGCGCGCTCAAGGCGGTCTACTGCATCGGCGAGAACCCGGCGCAGTCGGAGGCGGACAGCGAGCAGGCCGTACGACGGCTGAAGGCGCTGGATTTCCTCATCGTGCAGGACATCTTCCGCACGAAGACGGCCGAGTTGGCGGACGTCGTCCTGCCCGCCACCGCCGGCTGGGCCGAGACCGACGGTACAACCACCAACAGCGAGCGCCGGGTTCAGCGCGTGCGCCGGGCCGTGACGCCGCCCGGCGAGGCACGTGAGGACATCGACATCATCTGCGAGCTGGCGGCGCGGCTCGGCCACGACTGGAAGTACGCCGACTCCGAGTCCGTCTGGAACGAGCTCAGGTCGGTGTCGCCGGACCACTACGGGATGACGTACGAACGCCTGGAGGAACACCAGGGCATCCAGTGGCCCTGTCCCGACACGGACAATCTCGAACCGACGTACCTGCACGGCCGGTTGTGGGAGAAGGACCCGGACCGGCGCGGCCGGCCCGCGCCCTTCGGGCTCGTGCAGCACGATCCGCCGGTCGATCTCACCGACGAGGAGTACCCGATCCGGCTGACCACGGGGCGGCGGCTCGACTCGTACAACACCGGTGTGCAGAGCGGGGGTTACGCCTCGCCGCTGAGGCGTGGCGAGTACGTCGAGCTGTGCCCGGAGGACGCCGAGCGCTATGGGGTCGTGGTCGGCGAGGAGGTGCAGGTGACCTCGAGGCGCGGCTCGGTCGTCGCGCCCGTGTGGGTCGACACCGCCCTGCGGCCCGGGCTGGCCTTCATGACCATGCATTTTCCCGACGAGGTGGACACCAACCAGCTGACGATCGAGGCGAATTGCCCGATCGCGGGGACGGCGGAGTTCAAGGCGTCGGCGATCCGGATCGAGAAGCTTCCGGTCGTGACCTACGTGAGGTGA
- a CDS encoding 2-dehydropantoate 2-reductase: protein MKVAVLGAGAIGAYVGAALHRAGADVHLIARGPHLAAMRQHGVRVLSPRGDFTARVHATDDPADVGPVDYVFLGLKANSYAACGPLIEPLLHDTTAVVAAQNGIPWWYFHRHGGPYDGHRVESVDPDGAVSAVLAPERAVGCVVYAATELEGPGVVRHLEGTRFSIGEPDRSISARCLAFSRAMQAGGLKCPVEPDLRGDIWIKLLGNISFNPISALARATMRQMCLHGGTRRVIEIMMTETLAVAEALGCEVGVSIERRLAGAERVGDHRTSTLQDLERGKPLELDVLLTAVVELAEITGVEVPTLRTVHAISDLLALRSAA from the coding sequence ATGAAAGTCGCAGTACTCGGCGCCGGTGCCATCGGCGCCTACGTCGGCGCCGCGCTCCACCGCGCGGGCGCCGACGTGCACCTCATCGCCCGTGGACCGCATCTGGCGGCCATGAGGCAGCACGGAGTGCGGGTGCTCAGCCCGCGCGGCGACTTCACCGCCCGCGTGCACGCCACCGACGACCCGGCCGACGTCGGCCCGGTCGACTACGTCTTCCTGGGCCTGAAGGCGAACTCGTACGCGGCGTGCGGGCCGCTGATCGAGCCGCTGCTGCACGACACCACGGCGGTGGTCGCCGCCCAGAACGGCATCCCCTGGTGGTACTTCCACCGGCACGGCGGCCCCTACGACGGTCACCGTGTCGAGAGCGTGGACCCGGACGGCGCGGTCAGTGCGGTGCTCGCGCCCGAACGGGCCGTCGGATGTGTCGTCTACGCGGCGACAGAGCTCGAAGGACCGGGAGTCGTACGGCACTTGGAAGGCACCCGGTTCTCGATCGGCGAGCCCGACCGCAGCATCTCGGCGCGCTGTCTCGCCTTCAGCCGGGCCATGCAGGCCGGCGGTCTGAAGTGCCCGGTCGAACCCGATCTGCGGGGCGACATCTGGATCAAGCTGCTCGGCAACATCTCCTTCAACCCGATCAGCGCACTGGCCCGCGCCACCATGCGGCAGATGTGCCTGCACGGCGGCACCCGCCGGGTCATCGAGATCATGATGACCGAGACGCTGGCCGTCGCCGAGGCCCTCGGCTGCGAGGTGGGCGTCTCCATAGAGCGCCGGCTCGCGGGCGCCGAGCGGGTCGGCGACCACCGCACCTCCACGCTCCAGGACCTGGAGCGCGGCAAGCCGCTCGAACTCGACGTCCTGCTCACGGCCGTCGTAGAGCTGGCGGAGATCACCGGCGTGGAGGTGCCCACCCTGCGCACCGTGCACGCCATCTCGGACCTGCTCGCGCTGAGGAGCGCCGCATGA
- a CDS encoding OFA family MFS transporter, with translation MSPPVAPLGWSRWLVPPAALSVHLSIGQAYAWSVFKPPLESALGLSGTQSALPFQLGIVMLGLSAAFGGTLVERNGPRWAMTVALVCFSSGFLLSALGAATEQYWLIVLGYGFVGGIGLGIGYISPVSTLIKWFPDRPGMATGIAIMGFGGGALIASPWSAQMLESFGSDSSGIALAFLVHGLTYAVFMLLGVLLVRVPRSERPTEAGPSAFEGPQVSARNAVRTPQFWCLWVVLCMNVTAGIGILEKAAPMITDFFADTSTPVSVSAAAGFVALLSAANMAGRIGWSSTSDLIGRKNIYRVYLGAGALMYALIALFGDSSKPLFILCALVILSFYGGGFATIPAYLKDLFGTYQVGAIHGRLLTAWSTAGVLGPLIVNWIADRQEDAGKHGSALYGMSFVIMIGLLVVGFLANELVRPVHPRHHIPEPKQEAVDVQRQQSESA, from the coding sequence ATGAGTCCTCCTGTCGCACCCCTTGGCTGGAGCCGCTGGCTCGTCCCCCCGGCCGCCCTCTCCGTCCATCTCTCCATCGGCCAGGCCTACGCCTGGAGCGTGTTCAAGCCACCGCTCGAATCCGCGCTCGGTCTCAGCGGTACGCAGAGCGCGCTGCCCTTCCAACTCGGCATCGTCATGCTCGGTCTGTCGGCCGCGTTCGGCGGCACACTCGTGGAGCGCAACGGGCCGCGCTGGGCGATGACCGTGGCGCTGGTCTGCTTCTCCTCCGGCTTCCTGCTCTCTGCGCTGGGCGCGGCCACCGAGCAGTACTGGCTGATAGTCCTCGGCTACGGCTTCGTTGGCGGGATCGGCCTCGGCATCGGCTACATCTCGCCCGTCTCCACGCTGATCAAGTGGTTCCCGGACCGGCCCGGCATGGCCACGGGCATCGCCATCATGGGCTTCGGCGGCGGTGCGCTGATCGCCTCGCCCTGGTCGGCGCAGATGCTGGAGTCGTTCGGTTCCGACAGCTCCGGGATCGCGCTCGCCTTCCTCGTCCACGGGCTGACGTATGCCGTATTCATGCTGCTGGGCGTGCTGCTGGTGCGGGTGCCGCGCAGCGAGCGGCCGACGGAAGCCGGGCCGAGCGCCTTCGAAGGACCGCAGGTGTCGGCTCGCAACGCGGTGCGCACTCCTCAGTTCTGGTGTCTGTGGGTCGTCCTCTGCATGAACGTCACCGCGGGCATCGGCATCCTGGAGAAGGCCGCCCCGATGATCACGGACTTCTTCGCGGACACCTCCACACCGGTGTCGGTGTCCGCCGCGGCCGGCTTCGTCGCCCTGCTGTCGGCGGCCAACATGGCGGGCCGCATCGGCTGGTCATCGACCTCCGACCTGATCGGGCGCAAGAACATCTACCGCGTCTACCTGGGCGCGGGCGCGCTGATGTACGCGCTGATCGCCCTGTTCGGCGACTCGTCCAAACCCCTGTTCATCCTGTGCGCGCTGGTGATCCTGTCCTTCTACGGCGGCGGATTCGCGACGATCCCCGCCTATCTGAAGGACCTCTTCGGCACGTACCAGGTCGGCGCGATCCACGGCCGGCTGCTCACCGCCTGGTCCACGGCCGGAGTCCTCGGACCACTGATCGTGAACTGGATCGCCGACCGGCAGGAGGACGCGGGCAAGCACGGCTCGGCCCTGTACGGCATGTCCTTCGTCATCATGATCGGGCTGCTCGTCGTCGGCTTCCTCGCCAACGAACTCGTCCGTCCCGTCCACCCCCGTCACCACATCCCCGAACCCAAGCAGGAGGCCGTCGATGTCCAGCGACAGCAGTCAGAGTCCGCCTGA
- a CDS encoding beta-ketoacyl-ACP synthase III has protein sequence MNGTRIAAVGHYQPAKVLTNEDLAGLVDTSDEWIRTRVGIRTRRIAGPDEPVDELAAHAAAKALASAGLAPADIDLVLVATSTAVDRSPNMAARVAARLGIPSPAAMDVNVVCAGFTHALATADHTVRAGAASRALVIGADKMSDVTDWTDRTTCVLVGDGAGAAVVEAAPSGGVPGIGPVLWGSVPEMGHAVRIEGQPARFAQEGQSVYRWATTQLPPIARRACERAGLAPADLAAVVLHQANLRIIEPLAEKIGAVNAVVARDVTESGNTSAASIPLAFSKLVEQGAVSTGDPVLLFGFGGNLSYAGQVVRCP, from the coding sequence ATGAACGGCACACGCATCGCCGCCGTCGGTCACTACCAGCCCGCCAAGGTACTCACCAACGAGGACCTGGCGGGCCTGGTCGACACCAGCGACGAGTGGATCAGGACCCGGGTGGGCATCCGCACGCGCCGCATCGCCGGGCCCGACGAGCCGGTCGACGAGCTGGCCGCGCACGCCGCCGCCAAGGCGCTCGCCTCGGCGGGCCTGGCGCCCGCCGACATCGACCTGGTGCTGGTCGCCACGTCCACCGCCGTGGACCGTTCCCCGAACATGGCTGCCCGGGTCGCCGCCCGGCTCGGTATCCCGTCGCCCGCCGCCATGGACGTCAACGTCGTGTGCGCCGGCTTCACCCATGCCCTGGCCACCGCCGACCACACCGTCCGCGCGGGCGCGGCGAGCAGGGCCCTGGTCATCGGCGCCGACAAGATGTCCGACGTGACCGACTGGACCGACCGCACGACCTGCGTGCTCGTCGGCGACGGGGCGGGAGCCGCCGTCGTGGAGGCGGCGCCGTCGGGTGGTGTACCCGGGATCGGGCCCGTGCTGTGGGGTTCGGTGCCGGAGATGGGGCACGCGGTACGGATCGAGGGGCAGCCGGCGCGGTTCGCGCAGGAAGGGCAGAGCGTCTACCGCTGGGCGACCACTCAGCTGCCGCCCATCGCCCGCCGGGCGTGCGAGCGCGCGGGGCTCGCCCCGGCGGACCTCGCGGCCGTCGTGCTCCACCAGGCGAACCTGCGCATCATCGAACCCCTCGCTGAGAAGATCGGCGCCGTCAACGCAGTGGTCGCGCGCGATGTCACCGAATCCGGTAATACGTCGGCCGCGAGCATTCCGCTCGCCTTCTCCAAGCTGGTGGAGCAGGGGGCCGTCTCCACGGGGGATCCGGTGCTGCTCTTCGGGTTCGGCGGGAACCTTTCGTACGCCGGACAGGTCGTCCGCTGCCCCTGA
- a CDS encoding GntR family transcriptional regulator: protein MLSTGLPQGAVPKLERPGPLRERVYEALLELITTRALQPGQHLVESELAGHLGVSRQPVREALQRLNTEGWVDLRPAQGAFVHEPTEEEADQLLTVRTLLEAEAARLAAVNADKAGLDALLGLLAQGKLAVAKDDVDAAVALNARFHAKIMELAGNAVLAELAAQVDRRVRWYYTPVARQRGDQSWIEHGELIHAIAAHDEQLATRLMREHTEHTRRSYHARKES, encoded by the coding sequence ATGTTGTCGACAGGACTGCCGCAGGGGGCCGTGCCCAAGCTGGAACGGCCGGGGCCGCTGCGCGAGCGGGTCTACGAGGCGCTGCTCGAACTCATCACCACCCGCGCCCTGCAGCCCGGCCAGCACCTCGTCGAGAGCGAACTCGCCGGGCACCTCGGCGTCTCCCGGCAGCCGGTGCGTGAGGCGCTGCAGCGGCTGAACACCGAGGGCTGGGTCGATCTTCGGCCCGCCCAGGGTGCGTTCGTGCACGAGCCGACGGAGGAGGAGGCCGACCAGCTCCTCACCGTACGGACCCTGCTGGAGGCCGAGGCCGCCCGGCTGGCCGCGGTGAACGCGGACAAGGCAGGTCTCGATGCCCTGTTGGGGCTGCTGGCGCAGGGAAAGCTCGCCGTCGCCAAGGACGACGTGGATGCCGCCGTCGCCCTGAACGCCCGCTTCCACGCGAAGATCATGGAGCTGGCCGGCAACGCGGTCCTCGCCGAACTGGCGGCGCAGGTCGACCGCCGGGTGCGCTGGTACTACACGCCGGTCGCCCGGCAGCGCGGGGACCAGTCCTGGATCGAACACGGGGAACTGATCCACGCGATCGCCGCCCATGACGAGCAGCTCGCCACCCGGCTGATGCGCGAGCACACCGAGCACACGCGGCGCTCGTACCACGCACGTAAGGAGTCGTAG
- a CDS encoding ROK family transcriptional regulator produces the protein MTARPANAHQARLLKLLRDGGPNSRAQLGDQVDLSRSKLAVEVDRLLETGLVVADGLAASRGGRRSHNIRLAPALRFLGVDIGATSVDVAVTNAELEILGHLNQPLDVREGPVAVFEQVLSMAAKLRASGLAEGYDGAGIGVPGPVRFPEGVPVAPPIMPGWDGFPVREALSQELGCPVMVDNDVNLMAMGEMHAGVARSVGDFLCVKIGTGIGCGIVAGGEVHRGVTGSAGDIGHIQAVPDGRPCACGNRGCLEAHFSGAALARDATEAAQQGLSAELATRWETNGGLSAVDVAAAAAAGDATALDLIREGGNRTGQVIAGLVSFFNPGLVVIGGGVTGLGHTLLAAIRTQVYRQSLPLATGNLPIVLGELGPTAGVIGAARLISDHLFSPA, from the coding sequence ATGACGGCACGACCCGCGAACGCCCATCAGGCCCGGTTGCTGAAGCTGTTGCGGGACGGCGGCCCCAACTCCCGTGCTCAGCTGGGCGATCAGGTCGATCTCTCGCGGTCCAAGCTGGCCGTGGAGGTGGACCGACTGCTGGAGACCGGCCTCGTCGTGGCCGACGGACTCGCCGCCTCGCGCGGTGGGCGCCGCTCCCACAACATCCGGCTGGCCCCGGCCTTGCGTTTCCTCGGCGTCGACATCGGCGCGACCTCGGTCGACGTCGCCGTCACCAACGCCGAACTGGAGATCCTCGGACACCTCAACCAGCCCTTGGACGTGCGCGAGGGGCCGGTCGCGGTCTTCGAGCAAGTCCTGTCCATGGCCGCGAAGTTGAGGGCCTCGGGGCTGGCGGAGGGCTACGACGGCGCCGGCATCGGCGTCCCGGGACCGGTCCGCTTCCCCGAGGGGGTGCCGGTCGCCCCGCCGATCATGCCGGGCTGGGACGGCTTCCCGGTGCGGGAGGCGCTCAGCCAGGAACTCGGCTGCCCGGTCATGGTCGACAACGATGTGAACCTCATGGCGATGGGGGAGATGCACGCGGGCGTCGCACGCTCCGTGGGCGACTTCCTCTGCGTCAAGATCGGCACCGGCATCGGCTGCGGCATCGTCGCCGGTGGCGAGGTCCACCGCGGTGTGACGGGCAGCGCCGGCGACATCGGGCACATCCAGGCCGTGCCCGACGGCCGCCCGTGCGCCTGCGGCAACCGGGGCTGTCTGGAAGCACACTTCAGCGGGGCGGCCCTGGCCCGCGACGCCACGGAGGCCGCCCAGCAGGGCCTGTCGGCGGAACTCGCGACGCGGTGGGAGACGAACGGCGGTCTCAGTGCCGTCGACGTCGCCGCCGCGGCCGCCGCGGGTGACGCCACCGCGCTCGACCTGATCCGCGAGGGCGGCAACCGCACTGGCCAGGTCATCGCCGGACTCGTCAGCTTCTTCAATCCGGGCCTGGTGGTGATCGGCGGCGGGGTGACCGGCCTCGGCCACACCTTGCTCGCCGCGATCCGCACCCAGGTCTACCGCCAGTCGCTACCGCTTGCGACCGGCAACTTGCCCATTGTCCTTGGCGAGTTGGGCCCCACCGCCGGAGTGATCGGCGCGGCCCGCCTCATCAGCGACCACCTGTTCTCACCCGCATAA